The Haloplanus sp. CK5-1 genome segment AGGAGGTCAGTCGTCATGAGGAGGTCTTGTAGGCCAATAGATGGTGGCGGCTGGGTCATACAGCGAAGTCAACATACCGCTCTGGCTTCGGGGCCGAGTTCAAGAAACTCAGTCGGAGATTTTCGAGCTCCGTCGCCTCGTTGCGGCCCTCGTGCTCTTGGGTCTCGTCTTCGTGGCGCTCGCAATCCTCCTTCTGGCATGATCGACGACATCGACGCCAAGATCGACCGCTTCGGGTGGATCATCGACCAACTCGAACACGACAACGTCCCGCTCAAGGGTACCACGGAATTCCACGACGAGGGCCGCGAGATGCTGGCCGAACTCAACGCGGCGCTTGCACTTGACGACGAGACTGCCGACGAGGGCCTCAACTGAGTCTGACCGCTGCCCCTACCGTGGTCGAACCGGTGTGCTGGGGGACACCCACCGCAGACTGTGCCGTCACACGATGAGTGTGGGTTGCTCCGAGCACCCACCGGGACTGCGGTGGAACATTATGGGGTGTCGTCGGCGCCGACGTCGACAGCGCCGTCGTCGGGCGCCTCGTCCTCGGCATCGGCCGCCGTTACCGCAATGTCGTCGATCGTGTAATCCTTCCGGCTGAGGCGCTCGGCGATCAGCCACTTCCGGAGGCGATCGAGCTGGTCCCAGTGGAGGTGGGCCGGTGGGTCCGCGGCCAGCGCGTCGAACTGCTCGACGACGACGGTATTGGCGAAGCGCGTGGATTTGTCGCACACCGGGCAGGTTCGGGAGAGGTGTGACACGTCGAATTCACGCGTCACTCTTTCCTCCAGACACTCGATACAGCGATACTCTGAGGAGCGACTCACACACGCTGTACGGACCCAACGGGCTTGTATGCCGGGATGTTGTCGTGTGTATCTTGGTACGCCGTCGGGATCGGACACGAGCGCCGTGTGCTCGTGGACCAGCCAGCACACGTCGTCGGCTGCTGCTGCGTCGCGTCCTAGGTGAGGCCTGCGTGGGTGGCGTCGCACCTGTCGCCACCCGACATTAGTGTGTGGAGACGTACCATAACACGAGATGCGATTCAATCCCGGCCGGACGCTCCGCGGCCTCTACAGACGGGTCAACCCCATGACGCTCACCCCAGCAACCATCCGCGACTACGATGCGCAGGCGGCTGACCGCGAGACGACCGACACGGCGACGTTCGGCCTCGGCTGTTTCTGGGGGCCGGATGCGCGGTTCGGTGCGATGGACGGCGTGGTCCGCACACGTGTCGGGTACGCCGGGGGGACGACATCCGACCCCTCGTATCACGCGCTCGGTGATCACACGGAGGTCGTGCAGGTTGACTTCGATCCGGCCGTGGTCTCGTATCGCACCCTCGTCGAAACCGTGTGTCAGCACCACCCTCTGCACACACAGCCACAGAAACCGCAGTACCAACATCTCGTCCTCCCGTCCACACCCAGCCAGCGGGCGACCATCGGCGCGGTCCTTGCGGACCTCGGCGAAACCGCCACAAGCGTCGACACGCGGATCGAACGCCTCTCGCAATTCTATCCGGCTGAGACCTATCATCAGAAGTATCGCCTTCGCTCGGCGACGGCGTTCGTGGATGCGTTCGACGCGGCGAGGTACACCGACGAGGATTTTCGTGACTCCCCCATCGCGGCGACGCTGAACGGGTACGTCGCAGGACATAACGTCAACCTTGATGTGGAGCTGCCGCCCCCCGACCAACACGCGTCGGGATGACCCATACCCTCTCCTGAGTTAGCTGCTGGGCCGCAGACAGCACGTCACGTACTCTCTAGAGGTGGACCAACTACGACTATCCGGACGTCTCCAGTTGCTGATCGGCGCACCATTCGTACAACTCGTCTTTGAGTTCCTCCGACGTCGCACCGAATAGTGTCCCGAGCCGCCAGCCAAGGTTTTCCCACGTCAGCCGACGTAACACGTCGTCGCCCATCTCCGTACCATCGACAGCGTTCTGCCACCCGACCTTGAACCGTCCTCGACGGTAGTTTGCGTCCGGATCGACGGTTCGGACATCGTCCTCGTAGACCAACGCCGAAACCGACTGGGAAGGACTCGATGCCTCGACTGACGCACTCTCGGATGGAGTGAAGCGACTGCGGTCGAGTGCGTCGGCCTCCGCATGCAACCCACCCTGCGGGGTAAAGATGACTTCCAGTGGCGTGTGGTCCGAGAGGTCGTCGTACTCGTGGAGATACGTCGCCTCGGTGGCGTTTAATTGCTGACTGGCGAAGACGTGATCGAACCGCCGTGGGAACTCGTTGCCTTGATTGGTGGCCACCCAGCTGTACGCGTCGTCACCATACCCGTTGACATCCCGATACGCATCCGTGAGATCGTACGCTGCTAAGTCAACCATCACACTCCGTTCCGCTTTGATCCAGGCGTCGTCGCTACCCCAGACCGTCACGTCACCTGTCTCACTTTCTTCCTTCGGGGAATTGAAATCACCGCAGAGAAATCGGTAGTCCGGTGGATCCTCAACGGCGAGTCGGTCGTGGATCGCCCTGAACATCTCGGGTTTTGTCTCTCCGTACTGACTCCCCGGAAGGATGTGCACGGTGTGGCCTTCGACGCGGCCGAACGGAGTGAAAAACTCCGCGGAGAGTGCCTGATGCTGATACGGCATCTCGAAGGTTTCGGGTGGCAACACTCGGAACGGCCACCGACTGGCGAACGCACAGCCGGACCCGTTCCCCGGGTCGTCACGCCGAAACTCGTGACTATGCGCGGTGTATTCGAATCCGTGCTGGCGTAGCAGTTGCCGTGGTCGACGACTCGCTTTCACACCGACTTCTTGTAATGCGACGATATCCGGCTCCCGGTCTTGGAGGGCCGTCAGTTGGTCCGTGAAGCGACTGATTGACGCCCGTTCGACGTTCCACGTGACGAGCCGCAATTGGTCATCTACCTCGTCGCGAGTCATACCGCGAGTGATTCACCGAAGCCTCAAAGAAATCATCCCGACCGGTGGTGGGAACAGTCGCGCTCTGTCCCACGCCAGCCATGTCTTCGACTGGGGAGATGCGTGGCATCACTTAATTCACCCAGCGGCAACCGCTCCGCTCGCGGCCATGTATCGTTGAGACTTGACGACAGCTGAACTGGTCCCACTCCTGACTCCTGCTCCCGCACGAACGACCTCACCAACCACTACTCGCGGAGCCCGCAACTACTATGACCGTACATTCGTGAGCCGCGTATCCCGCTGATCGGGTGGCGCCTTGCAGTGACACAGATTGGGAGTGCCAATCAATCGAAGAAATCGGTCCGAGTGCTGGATTGGCCTGGATACGTGTCACACGCGGTGTACACACAGTGCAGGGCGGTTGCGTACACCGAGTGTGAACCGATTCTGAGTGGTGAAAAAACACGATACGTAGATTTAATCTGCTTATTTGACTCACGACTGTCTGTGGTGTGCTTCATCAATTCTCCGCCACACGACAGGGTAACACTGTGGAGATACGACTGCCTCGATTGACAACGAGAGCTCCGACCTGATCCCTCCAAACGACTTTTTATTTACGAATAATGCTCCGTCACATGACCGACAAACCGTGGCAACACGTCGGCGTCGACTGGGCGAACGGCGCGTGGGTCGCCGTCGGGTATCCGGTAACTGGCCTACCCGAGACGACAGTCTACGAGACCATCGAAGCGTGCTGGGATGCCCACGGCGACGACGCCGATCGGATCGTCGTCGACATTCC includes the following:
- a CDS encoding endonuclease/exonuclease/phosphatase family protein; protein product: MTRDEVDDQLRLVTWNVERASISRFTDQLTALQDREPDIVALQEVGVKASRRPRQLLRQHGFEYTAHSHEFRRDDPGNGSGCAFASRWPFRVLPPETFEMPYQHQALSAEFFTPFGRVEGHTVHILPGSQYGETKPEMFRAIHDRLAVEDPPDYRFLCGDFNSPKEESETGDVTVWGSDDAWIKAERSVMVDLAAYDLTDAYRDVNGYGDDAYSWVATNQGNEFPRRFDHVFASQQLNATEATYLHEYDDLSDHTPLEVIFTPQGGLHAEADALDRSRFTPSESASVEASSPSQSVSALVYEDDVRTVDPDANYRRGRFKVGWQNAVDGTEMGDDVLRRLTWENLGWRLGTLFGATSEELKDELYEWCADQQLETSG
- a CDS encoding exodeoxyribonuclease VII small subunit, whose protein sequence is MIDDIDAKIDRFGWIIDQLEHDNVPLKGTTEFHDEGREMLAELNAALALDDETADEGLN
- a CDS encoding peptide-methionine (S)-S-oxide reductase, giving the protein MTLTPATIRDYDAQAADRETTDTATFGLGCFWGPDARFGAMDGVVRTRVGYAGGTTSDPSYHALGDHTEVVQVDFDPAVVSYRTLVETVCQHHPLHTQPQKPQYQHLVLPSTPSQRATIGAVLADLGETATSVDTRIERLSQFYPAETYHQKYRLRSATAFVDAFDAARYTDEDFRDSPIAATLNGYVAGHNVNLDVELPPPDQHASG